The following is a genomic window from Calditrichota bacterium.
GCCCGGTCGGGCGATTTCGTCCACGTACTGCCTGTCATCCACCTGCGGGAGAATGCCCAAGCCCAATGAGCAATGCACACGGCCGTCTGGCCGCACGGTGAGCGAAGGCATCAGCCGCAACCCGTGCGTCCCGTACCTGTCTGCGGACCACATTGCCTGCACGCTCAAGGAAAGCGTCTTTTGCTCATCAGTGAAAAAGCGTGCAAAGAGGTTCAAGCTGGCGGGCACCAAGATAGCCGGTCCACCCCGCAGGCTCGAGGTCGACAGGCGAGGGCCGTTACCATTCACGCCCACAAATCCGCCCCAGTAGTTGAGGAAACGAAAACGGAAATTGGCACTTCCCCCGACGCCCAGCTTTTCACCCCCGAAGTTGGTCACATGCCAGAGGTTGACATTCGCCCCGTAGTCACGCAGGAGCTTCCCTGGACGATACCAGTTGTAGCCGAGAAAACCGAAGTGGATGACAAAGTCAGCATCGCGCTGGTAGCCCAGGTCATTCACCTCAAACCCTGGGCTGCGCACCACGCCTCCCACGCCATACGACCAGTTGCCGCCGGCGAGTTTCCCGACCAGGTAGGAGGCCGCCATACCCGAGAGGGTAGTGCGAGAAGGATCGAACTTGACGTGCCGCGCATCCGGCCGCTGAAAGTAGCGGGCCGAGCTCGTTTGCGCCTCTGTAATGGCCTCCTGGTGACCACGAATGTGGCTGGCGGCCACCTTCAGCTCCAGGAAGAAGCGGTCCTGGCTCCAGCGATGGCTAAAGTCAACCCCACCGGCGAAAGCCTGGCGGTTCAGACTCTGCACCGCAGGGGAATCGATGTCGCGTACGACACTGGTGAACATGGCGCCGAGCGTGCTTCTCCCCTGCCGAAAGTCCTTCTGAGTACGGACGGCCAAGTAGTTGGCCCGCGGCTCCACTGTCTCCGTGTACCTCCTCCCTTGGTCATGGACCTCGGCGACCTCGCGGTCCGTGAGCGCCTCAAGCACACCGATCGACCAGCCATGGCGGCTCTTGCCGGTCACTTTGCCGGCAAAGAGGATGGTAGTCAGGCGAGGCAGGTTCACATAACCTTCGTCAGACACCTCCGGAGAGTGCTGTGGCGTCCTTCCAATGCGCCGCGAGTAGAAGAGCGTCTCGTTGCCCATGTCGCCATCACCCACCCCCACGCCAAAGTTGAAGATGTTGTTACCTTCCAAGAAGAAGGGCCGCTTTTCCTCAAAGTAACTTTCATAGGCCGTCAGGTTAAATTCCGACGGATCAGCCTCCACCTGCCCAAAGTCCGGGTTGATGGTGATGTCGAGCGTGAGATTCGAAGAGATGCCGTACTTCAGGTCTCCTCCAATGTTGCCTACCCATCTCCTCGCGCTGGAGAAAGGGTTGCCCTGTTCCACGGGCCGCCGCTCAAGGCTGCCCACGCTGTAGGGCAAGAGCTGGAGCCGCCGCGGGGCAGGAATGTCCTCAATCCCCTCAAGATCACCGAAGAGCGCCACGACGCTGTTGGCGTTGCGCGGAATGAGGCGCCACAGGTCGATTTCCTTTTTCCGGCTGATGATGCGCCCGACCTGAAACCCCCAGCGATGGTGTCCTTGGGGGAAGCGGAGTTGGCTGAAGGGGATGCAGAACTCCGCTGTCCACCCCGTGGAGTCGCGGGCTACGGCGACGTCCCAGACGGCATCCCAGCTCGGGTCCTCGTTGAC
Proteins encoded in this region:
- a CDS encoding carbohydrate binding family 9 domain-containing protein, whose product is MLSRALAIGLSTSIATATGIAARPAIQEIASVPPRVLQAVRIEGSKVRLDGRLDDPVWQVAPNGGDFVQMEPDEGAPASEPTTVQVAYDDEHLYVAVRAFDSEPDKIRGLLTRRDVESPSDWILVAIDSYGDHRTAFQFGVNPAGARSDLYRSDDVNEDPSWDAVWDVAVARDSTGWTAEFCIPFSQLRFPQGHHRWGFQVGRIISRKKEIDLWRLIPRNANSVVALFGDLEGIEDIPAPRRLQLLPYSVGSLERRPVEQGNPFSSARRWVGNIGGDLKYGISSNLTLDITINPDFGQVEADPSEFNLTAYESYFEEKRPFFLEGNNIFNFGVGVGDGDMGNETLFYSRRIGRTPQHSPEVSDEGYVNLPRLTTILFAGKVTGKSRHGWSIGVLEALTDREVAEVHDQGRRYTETVEPRANYLAVRTQKDFRQGRSTLGAMFTSVVRDIDSPAVQSLNRQAFAGGVDFSHRWSQDRFFLELKVAASHIRGHQEAITEAQTSSARYFQRPDARHVKFDPSRTTLSGMAASYLVGKLAGGNWSYGVGGVVRSPGFEVNDLGYQRDADFVIHFGFLGYNWYRPGKLLRDYGANVNLWHVTNFGGEKLGVGGSANFRFRFLNYWGGFVGVNGNGPRLSTSSLRGGPAILVPASLNLFARFFTDEQKTLSLSVQAMWSADRYGTHGLRLMPSLTVRPDGRVHCSLGLGILPQVDDRQYVDEIARPGGSDYIFARLDQKTIFATIRLSYTFTPTLSVQFYGMPFLTAGAYSRFRTVVSPRAAVYEQRYAPYDYPDNPNFNFRQFRSNLVLRWEYRPGSTLFLVWSQGRTSVDDRGTFSLTDDGRALFDTQSENVFLLKVNRWLSF